Proteins encoded by one window of Lathyrus oleraceus cultivar Zhongwan6 chromosome 1, CAAS_Psat_ZW6_1.0, whole genome shotgun sequence:
- the LOC127138682 gene encoding uncharacterized protein LOC127138682: MALRPIDNALPTITQERPKKQPKIAVATQKQQQQQQPRPVNDENQVPSEPTVDYISSDNLKPMSDPEAQIQSLIEDLDSKNWVKVCESLNDVRRFALYHSSLLVPILDKILLVVVKSMKNPRSALCKTSIMAASDIFNAFGDKLFDPSTSDAFEDLLLQLLLKASQDKRFVCEEAERALGSMVGSMTPLPLLQKLRVSVSHKNLRIRAKAAVSLSKCVSKMVNEEMEEFGMEKLIEVAADLVNDRLPEARDAARSIATSVYEAIIKDVEVEEKMEVWQSFCHSKLTPINAISILKIVKA; the protein is encoded by the exons ATGGCACTTAGACCCATCGATAATGCTCTTCCAACAATTACCCAAGAAAGACCAAAAAAACAACCTAAAATCGCTGTCGCAACTCAgaaacaacagcaacaacaacaacctcgTCCTGTTAATGACGAAAATCAAGTCCCCTCGGAACCCACCGTTGATTATATCTCATCCGACAACCTTAAACCCATGTCGGACCCCGAAGCTCAGATTCAA AGTTTGATCGAAGATTTGGATTCCAAAAATTGGGTCAAGGTTTGTGAATCGTTGAATGATGTTAGACGATTTGCATTGTACCACTCTTCTCTTCTAGTACCCATTTT GGATAAAATTTTGTTGGTGGTGGTGAAGTCAATGAAGAACCCTCGTAGTGCTTTATGCAAAACCTCTATTATGGCTGCTTCTGATATTTTCAATGCTTTTGGTGACAAATTGTTTGATCCATCTACTTCTGATGCATTTGAGGACTTG CTGTTGCAGCTGCTTCTGAAAGCTTCTCAAGATAAAAGGTTTGTGTGTGAAGAAGCTGAGAGGGCACTTGGATCAATGGTGGGTTCCATGACACCTCTCCCTTTGCTTCAGAAACTAAGGGTTTCTGTGAGTCACAAAAACCTTAGGATCAGAGCTAAAGCTGCTGTTTCTCTATCCAAATGTGTCTCCAAGATG GTTAATGAGGAAATGGAGGAGTTTGGGATGGAAAAGTTGATTGAAGTGGCAGCTGATTTGGTGAATGATAGGCTTCCAGAGGCAAGAGATGCAGCAAGAAGTATTGCAACTTCAGTTTATGAGGCAATCATTAAGGATGTGGAAGTGGAAGAGAAGATGGAGGTATGGCAGAGTTTCTGCCACTCTAAACTAACACCAATTAATGCCATTTCAATCTTAAAGATTGTTAAAGCTTAG